Sequence from the Pararhizobium gei genome:
TCTACTACAAACATGTCACCAAAGCCGAGAAAACCGGCGAGCGGGAGGTGACGTTCAGCTTTGACGAGAAGAACAATCGCGAACTCCCGAAGATCGTTGGCGAGCTTCTGATCGTTCCGAAGCACTGGTGGGAAGGCAAGGACGCCAAGGGCGTCCAGCGGGATATCTCCAAAACCACTTTGGAGATCCCCATGGGTTCAGGCCCCTACAAGATTGCTGCGATGAGCCCCGGCTCGACCATTCGCTACGAACTGCGTGACGACTATTGGGGCAAGAACCTCAACGTAAATATCGGTCAGAACAATTTCGGGTCCTACACCTATTCCTACTATGCGGATCTGGACGTCGCATTCGAGGCGTTCCGGTCCGGCAACGCCGATTATTGGTGGGAAAATTCCGCGCGCCGCTGGGCGACATCCTACAAGTTTCCTGCCGTGGCCGACGGCCGCATCAAGCTGGAAGTGCTCGATAATGATTACCGAAGCAGCGGCGTGCTCGTCGGCTTCATTCCAAATCTGCGGCGCGAAAAGTTCAGGGATCCCCGTGTTCGCGAAGCGCTGAACTACGCCTTCGATTTCGAGGAACTCAAGCGGACGATCTTTTACAATCAGTATGACCGCATCAACAGCTACTTCTTTGGCTCCGAGCTTGCCTCAAGCGGCCTGCCGCAGGGACGGGAGCTGGAAATCCTCAACGAATTGAAGGATCAGGTTCCGCCCGAAGTCTTCACAACGGAATACAAGAACCCCGTTGGCGGCGACCAGAAGCGACAGCGCGACAATCTGCGTCAGGCAATCGCGCTCTTCAAGGCAGCCGGATACGAGCTGAAGGGCAACCGGATGATCAATTCCAAGACCGGTGAGCCCTTCGGTTTCGAGATCCTGCTGAATGGACCGACGATCGAAATCGTTGCTTTGCCATTTGCCCAAAGCCTGAAAAAAATCGGCGTCAACGTGACGGTGCGGACGGTGGATGCGTCGCAATTCACCAATCGCTGGCGCTCCCGCGATTTCGACATGATCTATCAGGGATGGGGCCAATCCTTGAATCCGGGCAATGAGCAGGCGGAATACTGGGGTTCCGCATCCGCTGAACGCGATGGGTCGCAGAATTATGCCGGGATCAGCGATCCGGGCATAGACGCCCTCATCCGTCGTGTAATCTTCGCCAAGAATCGGGACGACCTGATTGTCACGACGAAGGCTCTCGACCGGGTTCTGCTGGCGCATCATTTCGTCATTCCCAGCTACACCGGGCGCTATTCGCGCATCGCCTATTCGCAACGACTCCAGCGGCCGGTTGATCTGCCCAAATATTCCGTCGGGTTTCCTGATATCTGGTGGTCGAACTCTGCCACATCTCAATGAAAGCCTTGCGCAGGGCTCGGTGTCTACTCCAAATGCAGTGGAAACGAATCAGGCGGATGCCCGCACCGGGCGCCTTCTAGGAGATGAGCGGATTGATGGAAAACGGGTACCATGCCGGGCGGGAACGGGTTGCTGCCGATAGCGGCAGACGGGAGCGTCGCTGATGGGTGCCTATATCCTGCGGCGCCTCCTCCTGATGATCCCGACGATCGTTGGGATCATGGCGATCTCGTTCGCTGTCATCCAGTTTGCGCCGGGCGGTCCGGTCGAGCAGGTGATTTCCGATCTGACCGGCGCCAATCAGGGCGGTGACCGTCTGTCCGGCGGTGGTGGCGATCTGGGTGCGCAGCCCCTGGGTGACGAATCCTCCGGCCGGTATCGCGGCGCCCAGGGGCTCGATCCGGAATTCATCGCCAAGCTCGAGAAACAGTTCGGCTTCGACAAGCCGCCGCTGGAGCGGTTCGGCCAGATGATGTGGAACTATATCCGCTTTGATTTCGGCGAGAGCTTCTTCCGCAACACCTCCGTCATCGATCTCATCCTCGACAAGATGCCGGTATCGATCTCGCTCGGGCTCTGGATTCTGGTTTTTTCCTACGCGATTTCCATACCGCTCGGTATCCGCAAGGCGATTTCCGACGGTTCTGTTTTCGACATCTGGACTTCAGGTATCATCATCGTCGGTTACGCCATTCCGAGCTTCCTGTTCGGCATTCTGCTGATTGTGCTGTTTGCCGGCGGCTCCTTCTTCGACTGGTTTCCCCTGCGCGGCATCGTTTCGGATGATTTTGCCCAGTTGAACTGGTGGCAGAAGATCCTCGATTATTTCTGGCACATGACCCTGCCGCTGATCACGCTGCTCATTTCCGCCTTTGCCACGACGACGCTGCTTACCAAGAATTCCTTCATCGACGAGATCAAGAAGCAGTATGTGACCACGGCGAGGGCCAAGGGTCTGACGGAACGGCAGGTTCTCTACGGTCACGTCTTCCGCAATGCAATGCTCATCATCATTTCCAGCTTTCCGGCCGCCTTCATTTCGGCCTTCTTCACCGGCTCGCTGCTGATCGAATATATCTTCTCGCTCGATGGCCTGGGACGTCTCGGCTACGACGCCGTGGTCAAGCGCGACTATCCCATCGTCTTTGCCACGCTCTACATTTTTTCGCTGATGGGGCTGCTCGTCAGTCTCCTGTCGGACCTGATCTATACCTGGGTGGACCCGCGCATCGATTTTGACAGGAGGGATGTCTGATGACCGATATCGTCTCCACCGATCCGGCGTTGACTACCGCAAAGCCGGGCCGTCTTTCGCCGATCAATTACCGCCGCTGGCAGAATTTCCGTGCCAACGGCCGTGGCTACTGGTCGTTCTGGCTCTTTCTTGCGCTGTTCGGGCTCAGCCTCTGCGCCGAGTTC
This genomic interval carries:
- a CDS encoding extracellular solute-binding protein, with protein sequence MRRFHMSSKIILVCTTIVAALVAANANAQEPVWRSGTATVGELKYQDGFARFDYVNPDAPKGGNVSLTAMGTFDTLNSLLAKGEIAAGMASPPANNLVYERLMTPSLDEIASDYGLLAEAIAYPDDFGFVKFRLRPEAKWADGQPVTPEDVIFSFDKTKELDPQKEFYYKHVTKAEKTGEREVTFSFDEKNNRELPKIVGELLIVPKHWWEGKDAKGVQRDISKTTLEIPMGSGPYKIAAMSPGSTIRYELRDDYWGKNLNVNIGQNNFGSYTYSYYADLDVAFEAFRSGNADYWWENSARRWATSYKFPAVADGRIKLEVLDNDYRSSGVLVGFIPNLRREKFRDPRVREALNYAFDFEELKRTIFYNQYDRINSYFFGSELASSGLPQGRELEILNELKDQVPPEVFTTEYKNPVGGDQKRQRDNLRQAIALFKAAGYELKGNRMINSKTGEPFGFEILLNGPTIEIVALPFAQSLKKIGVNVTVRTVDASQFTNRWRSRDFDMIYQGWGQSLNPGNEQAEYWGSASAERDGSQNYAGISDPGIDALIRRVIFAKNRDDLIVTTKALDRVLLAHHFVIPSYTGRYSRIAYSQRLQRPVDLPKYSVGFPDIWWSNSATSQ
- a CDS encoding microcin C ABC transporter permease YejB yields the protein MGAYILRRLLLMIPTIVGIMAISFAVIQFAPGGPVEQVISDLTGANQGGDRLSGGGGDLGAQPLGDESSGRYRGAQGLDPEFIAKLEKQFGFDKPPLERFGQMMWNYIRFDFGESFFRNTSVIDLILDKMPVSISLGLWILVFSYAISIPLGIRKAISDGSVFDIWTSGIIIVGYAIPSFLFGILLIVLFAGGSFFDWFPLRGIVSDDFAQLNWWQKILDYFWHMTLPLITLLISAFATTTLLTKNSFIDEIKKQYVTTARAKGLTERQVLYGHVFRNAMLIIISSFPAAFISAFFTGSLLIEYIFSLDGLGRLGYDAVVKRDYPIVFATLYIFSLMGLLVSLLSDLIYTWVDPRIDFDRRDV